In Pyrus communis chromosome 8, drPyrComm1.1, whole genome shotgun sequence, one genomic interval encodes:
- the LOC137742513 gene encoding GTP-binding protein BRASSINAZOLE INSENSITIVE PALE GREEN 2, chloroplastic-like, which translates to MLLIARTHSLSKLKPLLSISLLAQSFPAQTPYSNFPSFPKPHLQNPTNSQSLPFSTIFFHPFSSSQSLPFNREGNYDETTAGARHVCRGCGVHMQDSDPKQPGFFLKPSKKDPRTYRLGTLLEHVGQVPEFNDSLKRGLIIEPENLSSEADLVGVKVEKPVVCARCHSLRHYGKVKDLTVENLLPDFDFDHTVGRKLALTSGTRSVVLMVVDAADFDGSFPKKVAKLVSDTIEEHFTAWKQGKSGNVPRVVLVVTKIDLLPSSLSPTRLEHWVRTRAREGGASKITSVHLVSSVRDWGLKNLVDDVTSLAGPRGNVWAVGAQNAGKSTLLNAIGKHVGGKITHLTEAPVPGTTLGIVRVEGVLPGHTKLFDTPGLLNPHQITTRLTREEQSLVNISKELRPRTYRIKDGYSVHIAGLMRLDIEESSVDSVYVTVWASPYLPLHMGKTENACTMVEEHFGRQLQPPIGENRVEELGQWVRKEFRISGNSWDSSSVDIAAAGLGWFAVGLKGEAVLSVWTYDGIDVVLRNALLPHRSYIFEEAGFTVSKIVSKADRASNKPQHKSKKKRKQSDQKESVPVPC; encoded by the exons atgCTCCTGATAGCTCGAACGCACTCTCTCTCTAAGCTCAAACCCCTCCTTTCTATCTCTCTCCTCGCCCAATCCTTCCCAGCCCAAACCCCCTATTCAAATTTCCCTTCATTCCCAAAACCCCACCTCCAAAATCCCACAAATTCTCAATCTTTACCATTTTCCACCATTTTCTTCCACCCATTTTCTTCGTCTCAATCCTTGCCCTTTAACCGCGAAGGAAATTACGATGAAACTACCGCCGGAGCTCGCCACGTCTGCCGTGGGTGTGGAGTTCACATGCAGGATTCCGACCCCAAACAGCCCGGATTCTTCCTCAAGCCCTCGAAAAAGGATCCAAGGACGTATCGGTTGGGGACCCTTCTCGAGCACGTTGGTCAAGTGCCCGAATTCAATGATTCTCTCAAAAGGGGTCTCATAATCGAGCCCGAAAACTTGAGTTCTGAGGCCGATTTGGTGGGAGTCAAGGTCGAAAAGCCGGTGGTCTGCGCACGGTGTCATTCTCTGAGGCATTACGGGAAAGTGAAGGATCTGACGGTGGAGAATTTACTAccggattttgattttgatcatACGGTTGGGAGGAAGTTAGCTTTGACGTCGGGGACCCGATCAGTAGTGCTAATGGTGGTGGATGCTGCAGACTTCGATGGGTCATTTCCTAAAAAGGTTGCCAAGTTGGTTTCGGATACAATTGAGGAGCATTTCACAGCTTGGAAACAGGGGAAATCAGGGAATGTGCCGAGAGTGGTGCTTGTGGTGACAAAGATTGATCTTTTGCCCAGTTCGTTGTCGCCCACGAGGTTAGAGCATTGGGTTAGGACAAGAGCAAGGGAGGGCGGAGCGAGTAAGATAACGAGTGTGCATTTGGTGAGTTCTGTGAGGGATTGGGGGTTGAAGAATCTTGTTGATGATGTTACTAGCTTGGCAGGACCGAGAGGGAATGTGTGGGCGGTAGGGGCGCAGAATGCTGGGAAGAGTACACTGCTAAATGCGATAGGGAAGCATGTTGGAGGGAAGATTACGCATCTGACAGAAGCGCCAGTTCCCGGAACAACATTGGGAATTGTTAGAGTGGAAGGTGTTCTTCCTGGTCATACCAAGTTGTTTGATACTCCCGGGCTTTTGAATCCTCATCAGATTACGACTAGGTTGACAAGAGAGGAACAGAGTCTTGTCAACATTAGCAAGGAGTTGAGACCGAGGACGTACAGGATCAAG GATGGGTATTCAGTTCATATCGCTGGGCTTATGAGGCTGGATATAGAAGAATCATCCGTAGATTCTGTTTATGTTACAGTATGGGCATCTCCTTATCTTCCACTACACATGGGAAAAACCGAAAATGCTTGCACAATGGTAGAGGAACATTTTGGTCGTCAATTGCAG CCACCAATTGGAGAGAATAGAGTTGAGGAGCTTGGGCAGTGGGTAAGAAAGGAATTTCGAATCAGCGGAAACAGTTGGGATTCAAGTTCAGTGGATATTGCTGCTGCGGGTCTTGGTTGGTTTGCTGTTGGACTTAAAGGagaggcagttttgagtgtttggaCGTATGATGGTATTGACGTTGTTCTTCGCAATGCATTACTTCCTCACAGATCATACATTTTTGAAGAAGCTGGGTTCACCGTCTCTAAAATTGTTTCCAAGGCTGACCGAGCTTCAAATAAGCCACAACACAAAAgtaagaagaagaggaaacaaAGCGACCAGAAGGAATCTGTTCCGGTTCCCTGCTGA
- the LOC137742514 gene encoding E3 ubiquitin-protein ligase SINAT2-like codes for MSPGGRFCEDVAESRMAFADTDVATSAADLRASPFRKAAAGLIGNPGLPPNSNVHDLLECPVCMNLMCPPIHQCPNGHTLCSSCKVRVHNCCPTCRNELGNIRCLALEKVAESLDLPCRYQSYGCQDIFPYFSKLKHEKICNYRPYSCPYAGAECSVTGDIQFLMMHLKNDHKVDMHDGSTFNHRYVKSNPQEVENATWMLTIFNCFGRQFCLHFEAFHIGTAPVYMSFLRFMGDDDEAKQFTYSLEVSGSGRKLLWQGIPRSIRDSHRNVRDSQDGLIIQRNLALFFSGGNRQELKLKVAGRIWKEH; via the exons ATGTCTCCTGGAGGTCGCTTCTGTGAGGATGTGGCCGAGTCTCGTATGGCATTTGCAGATACTGATGTTGCAACTTCCGCTGCTGATCTAAGGGCTTCCCCTTTCAGAAAAGCTGCTGCTGGTTTGATTGGAAATCCTGGACTGCCACCAAATAGTAATGTGCATGATCTACTCGAGTGTCCTGTTTGCATGAATTTAATGTGTCCTCCAATTCACCAG TGTCCAAATGGCCATACTCTTTGCTCGAGCTGTAAGGTTAGAGTGCACAACTGTTGCCCCACTTGTCGAAACGAACTTGGAAATATAAGGTGCTTGGCACTGGAGAAAGTAGCAGAGTCTCTGGATCTTCCTTGTAGATACCAAAGTTATGGTTGCCAAGATATATTCCCATACTTCAGCAAGCTAAAGCATGAGAAAATCTGTAACTACCGTCCGTACAGTTGCCCTTATGCTGGAGCTGAATGTTCTGTCACTGGAGATATCCAATTCCTTATGATGCATCTTAAAAATGATCACAAGGTCGACATGCATGACGGGAGTACTTTCAACCATAGATATGTTAAATCCAATCCCCAAGAAGTTGAAAACGCTACCTGGATGTTGACA ATTTTCAACTGTTTTGGCCGTCAGTTTTGCTTGCATTTTGAGGCATTCCACATTGGAACCGCACCGGTTTACATGTCATTCCTAAGGTTCATGGGCGATGATGATGAGGCGAAGCAATTCACTTATAGTCTTGAAGTCAGTGGCAGTGGTAGAAAGCTCTTGTGGCAAGGAATTCCTCGGAGTATCCGAGATAGCCACCGAAATGTCCGTGACAGTCAAGACGGACTAATTATTCAAAGGAACTTAGCACTCTTCTTCTCCGGTGGTAATAGGCAGGAGCTGAAGCTGAAAGTCGCCGGCCGTATATGGAAAGAACACTGA
- the LOC137741493 gene encoding protein trichome birefringence-like 1 — MEGSKRRNEIKKHTHSHSSSLKDSNGKRGSKKKSDRKKVSFKKQGKQSELKSKLMNGCDIFDGRWVRDNSYPLYAPGSCPWIDEPFDCFLNGRPDNGYERYRWQPKSCNIPRLNGKKMLRLLTGKRLVFVGDSLNRNMWESLLCILRNSVDNKNKVYEVSGREEFRTEGSYSFIFEEYNCSVEFFQSRFLVQEWEMPEPSGSKKETLRIDLIERSSDNYKNADVLIFNTGHWWTHEKTLSGKGYYQEGSHIYGELDVDDAFRKALSTWARWIDTNVNPKKTAVFFRGYSPSHFRGGEWNSGGHCHGETKPTTSLESTEYGGEYPTNMKILDSVLKGMKTPVNYLNITTMTDFRKDAHPSIYRKPNLTEEERKPPMIQDCSHWCLPGVPDTWNELIYSQLLKRNQKQHREKKQKNQRTTS; from the exons ATGGAGGGTTCCAAGAGAAGAAACGAGATCAAGAAGCACACACATTCacattcttcttctttgaaaGATTCAAATGGAAAACGTGGCTCGAAGAAGAAAAGTGATCGTAAAAAGGTGTCATTTAAGAAGCAAGGGAAACAGAGTGAGTTGAAGTCCAAGCTTATGAATGGCTGTGACATATTTGATGGAAGATGGGTGAGAGATAACTCGTACCCGCTTTATGCTCCGGGGTCTTGTCCTTGGATCGATGAGCCTTTCGATTGTTTTCTAAATGGAAGGCCGGACAATGGCTACGAGAGGTATAGATGGCAACCAAAAAGTTGCAATATCCCAAG GTTGAATGGTAAGAAGATGTTGAGATTGTTGACAGGGAAGCGTCTAGTTTTTGTTGGCGATTCTCTCAACAGGAATATGTGGGAGTCTTTGCTATGTATTCTTAGAAACTCAGTGGATAATAAGAACAAAGTTTATGAAGTTTCGGGTAGGGAAGAATTTCGCACAGAAGGCTCTTACTCTTTTATTTTCGAG GAGTATAATTGTTCCGTGGAGTTCTTTCAATCCCGGTTCCtagttcaagaatgggagatgcCGGAACCAAGTGGATCAAAGAAGGAAACGCTTCGCATTGATTTGATTGAGAGATCATCCGACAACTACAAAAATGCAGATGTTCTCATCTTCAACACAGGTCACTGGTGGACTCATGAGAAAACTTTAAGCGG GAAGGGTTACTATCAAGAGGGTTCCCATATCTACGGTGAATTGGATGTTGACGATGCATTTCGCAAAGCTTTATCGACATGGGCTAGATGGATTGACACCAATGTAAATCCTAAGAAAACCGCTGTTTTCTTCCGGGGCTATTCACCTTCTCACTTTAG AGGTGGAGAATGGAATTCTGGAGGGCATTGCCATGGTGAAACTAAGCCAACTACAAGCTTGGAATCCACGGAATATGGAGGAGAATATCCAACGAACATGAAAATCCTAGACTCGGTACTCAAGGGGATGAAGACACCAGTCAACTATCTGAACATTACAACAATGACTGATTTCCGGAAGGATGCTCATCCATCGATTTACCGAAAGCCGAATTTAACTGAGGAGGAGCGAAAACCGCCTATGATCCAGGATTGCAGTCACTGGTGCCTCCCTGGCGTTCCTGATACATGGAACGAGCTTATATATTCTCAACTCCTCAAACGTAACCAGAAACAACATAGAGAGAAGAAACAGAAAAACCAGAGGACAACTTCTTAA
- the LOC137742346 gene encoding formate--tetrahydrofolate ligase-like produces MSSSSKTARKLQVASPVPADIDIANSVEPFHISEIAKELNLSPDHYDLYGKYKAKVLLSVIDELKGSGDGFYVVVGGITPTPLGEGKSTTTVGLCQALGAFQDKKVVTCLRQPSQGPTFGIKGGAAGGGYSQVIPMDEFNLHMTGDIHAITAANNLLAAAIDTRIFHEATQSDKALLNRLCPPNKEGKRNFNDIMFRRLKKLGISKITPEELTPEEVKQFARLDIDPDSITWRRVMDINDRFLRKISIGQGPDEKGMVRETGFDISVASEIMAVLALTTSLADMRERLGKMVIGNSRAGDPVTADDLGVGGALTVLMKDAINPTLMQTLEGTPVLVHAGPFANIAHGNSSIVADKIALKLVGPGGFVVTEAGFGADIGTEKFMNIKCRYSGLTPQCAVIVATIRALKMHGGGPDVVAGKPLNKAYVTEDVALVEAGCVNLAKHISNTKAYGVNVVVAVNKFSTDSEAELNAVRNAALAAGAYDAVICTHHAHGGKGAVDLGIAVLKACENVTQPLKFLYPLEFSIKEKIEAIAKSYGASGVEYSEQAEKQIEMYSKQGFSGLPICMAKTQYSFSHNASEKGAPTGFVLPIRDVRASIGAGFIYPLVGTMSTMPGLPTRPCFYDIDLDTATGRVVGLS; encoded by the exons ATGAGTTCTTCATCCAAGACGGCGAGGAAGCTGCAGGTGGCGTCGCCAGTGCCGGCGGATATCGACATTGCCAACTCTGTCGAGCCTTTCCACATCTCTGAGATTGCAAAAGAGCTTAATCTCAGTCCCGACCACTACGATCTTTATGGGAAATACAAAGCCAAG gttttgTTATCAGTGATTGATGAGCTGAAAGGATCTGGAGATGGATTTTATGTGGTGGTTGGAGGGATTACTCCTACCCCTCTTGGTGAAGGCAAGTCTACCACTACTGTTGGACTCTGTCAAGCTTTGGGTGCTTTTCAGGATAAGAAG GTTGTTACTTGCCTTCGTCAACCATCACAAGGGCCAACTTTTGGAATCAAAGGGGGTGCAGCAGGTGGTGGTTACAGTCAGGTGATACCAATGGATGAGTTTAATCTTCACATGACAGGAGATATTCATGCAATAACAGCTGCAAACAATCTTCTGGCTGCTGCCATTGATACTCGGATTTTCCACGAGGCAACCCAATCAGATAAGGCTCTACTGAACCGGTTATGTCCACCAAATAAAGAAGGAAAACGGAACTTCAATGACATCATGTTTAGACGTCTAAAGAAACTGGGTATCTCCAAGATCACGCCTGAGGAGCTTACACCGGAAGAAGTTAAGCAATTTGCCAGGCTTGATATTGACCCAGATTCTATCACATGGAGAAGAGTAATGGATATAAATGACCGGTTCTTGAGGAAGATTTCAATTGGTCAAGGCCCTGACGAGAAAGGGATGGTAAGAGAAACAGGATTTGATATTTCAGTTGCCAGTGAAATAATGGCAGTTTTGGCCCTTACAACATCTCTAGCGGATATGAGGGAGAGGCTTGGGAAAATGGTGATTGGAAACAGCAGGGCTGGTGACCCTGTAACTGCCGATGATCTTGGTGTTGGAGGTGCATTAACAGTGCTAATGAAGGATGCTATTAACCCTACATTAATGCAGACTCTTGAGGGAACCCCAGTTCTTGTTCATGCTGGTCCTTTTGCAAACATTGCGCACGGGAATTCCTCTATTGTGGCTGATAAGATTGCACTGAAACTGGTAGGACCAGGTGGGTTTGTGGTCACAGAAGCTGGTTTTGGTGCTGATATTGGTACTGAGAAGTTCATGAACATAAAATGCAGGTATAGTGGTTTAACACCACAATGTGCAGTTATAGTTGCAACTATAAGGGCCTTGAAAATGCATGGTGGCGGGCCTGATGTTGTTGCCGGGAAGCCTCTTAACAAGGCCTACGTAACTGAGGATGTGGCTTTGGTTGAGGCGGGTTGTGTGAATTTGGCCAAGCATATTTCAAACACAAAAGCCTATGGTGTGAATGTTGTTGTAGCTGTGAACAAGTTCTCGACCGATAGTGAAGCAGAACTAAATGCAGTCAGAAATGCAGCATTGGCTGCTGGGGCATATGATGCCGTTATTTGTACTCATCACGCCCATGGTGGAAAAGGAGCG GTAGACCTAGGAATTGCGGTTCTAAAAGCCTGTGAGAATGTTACACAACCATTGAAGTTCTTATATCCTCTGGAGTTTAGTATTAAAGAGAAAATAGAAGCAATAGCCAAGTCATATGGAGCGAGCGGTGTTGAATACTCAGAGCAA GCTGAGAAACAAATTGAGATGTACAGCAAGCAAGGGTTTTCTGGTCTGCCCATATGCATGGCGAAAACCCAGTATTCGTTCTCACACAATGCTTCTGAGAAGGGAGCCCCCACCGGATTCGTCTTACCAATAAGGGATGTAAGAGCTAGCATTGGAGCTGGATTCATCTATCCTTTGGTGGGAACAATGAGTACAATGCCAGGTCTTCCAACTCGCCCTTGCTTCTACGACATTGATCTTGACACCGCAACCGGAAGGGTCGTCGGTCTTTCTTGA